A DNA window from Phragmites australis chromosome 11, lpPhrAust1.1, whole genome shotgun sequence contains the following coding sequences:
- the LOC133884202 gene encoding uncharacterized protein LOC133884202: protein MVQNIWLGRVLVDGGSSINLLFTDALDTLQILRNSLKPSPPFFGITLGSSAKSLGQIKVPITFGSPDNFRTEKVLFDVADFGIAYNAILGRSAIKIHGPTGAITVARNAKTALHCDKWSLDMVELTPRSQHETAEPNGWPVKVQVIASPNDRLKAVSLDNTNLTKTVQIGASLDPK, encoded by the exons ATGGTACAGAACATCTGGCTAGGCCGCGTGCTCGTCGACGGtgggagctcgatcaaccttctcttcacTGATGCACTGGACACCCTGCAAATTCTGAGAAACTCATTAAAGCCATCCCCACCTTTCTTCGGGATCACCCTGGGCTCCTCGGCCAAGTCTCTAGGACAAATCAAGGTACCAATCACCTTCGGCTCGCCGGacaacttcaggaccgaaaaGGTCCTCTTCGATGTGGCCGACTTCGGGATTGCGTATAACGCGATCCTCGGGCGATCG GCAATCAAGATCCATGGgccaacaggggccatcacTGTTGCTAGAAACGCCAAGACGGCCTTGCACTGCGACAAgtggagcctcgacatggtcgagctaactcccaGGTCGCAGCACGAGACCGCTGAACCCAACGGATGGCCAGTAAAAGTCCAGGTCATCGCCAGCCCAAACGATCGACTCAAAGCAGTAAGCCTGGACAACACCAACCTGACTAAGACAGTCCAGATTGGGGCCTCGctggaccctaaatag